A window from Zingiber officinale cultivar Zhangliang chromosome 7A, Zo_v1.1, whole genome shotgun sequence encodes these proteins:
- the LOC122001718 gene encoding trihelix transcription factor ASIL2-like: protein MEKREASATRPPNPAMPYREDCWSEGETSSLVDAWGDRYIELNRGNLRQKQWQEVADAVNSRRGAGRRPSRTDVQCKNRIDTLKKKYKVEKSRVAGSGESQWPFFSRLDALVGSAPPPTSKKQSGSPPLALALPFHRKGSALAVASAVRPAETKKKRTSVASSAVDNPFFRRAAAAAAAAAATEDDDDVDEDEEEEEQERSGSLSRSSSRSGRGLKREREEEGSGIRELAKAIMKFAEIYERVEESKQRQMIELEKQRMEFAKALEFQKMQIVVDSQVQLAKIKRAKRSDTDSYS, encoded by the exons ATGGAGAAGAGGGAAGCTTCGGCGACGAGGCCGCCGAACCCGGCGATGCCTTACCGAGAGGACTGCTGGAGCGAGGGCGAGACGTCTTCGCTTGTTGACGCCTGGGGAGACCGCTACATCGAGCTCAACCGCGGAAATCTCCGCCAGAAGCAGTGGCAGGAGGTCGCCGACGCCGTCAACTCCCGCCGTGGCGCTGGCCGCCGACCATCCCGCACCGACGTCCAGTGCAAGAACCGGATCGACACGCTCAAGAAGAAATACAAGGTCGAGAAGTCCCGGGTCGCCGGCAGCGGCGAGAGCCAGTGGCCCTTCTTCTCCCGGCTCGACGCCCTCGTCGGATCTGCCCCGCCTCCGACGTCGAAGAAGCAATCCGGGTCGCCGCCGCTTGCTCTGGCGCTCCCTTTCCATAGGAAAGGTTCCGCTTTGGCCGTCGCCTCCGCCGTGCGACCGGCGGAGACGAAGAAAAAGCGTACTTCCGTCGCCTCCTCTGCTGTGGACAACCCTTTCTTCAGGcgcgctgctgctgctgctgcggcTGCAGCGGCTACAGAAGATGATGACGATGTCGACGAGGACGAGGAAGAAGAGGAGCAGGAGCGATCTGGCTCGCTATCGAGGTCATCCTCAAGGTCTGGAAGAGGTCTGAAAAGGGAGAGGGAGGAAGAGGGCAGCGGAATTCGAGAACTGGCTAAGGCAATCATGAAGTTTGCGGAGATATACGAGAGAGTGGAGGAGTCAAAGCAGAGACAGATGATCGAATTGGAAAAGCAGCGGATGGAGTTTGCCAAGGCCTTGGAGTTCCAGAAGATGCAGATCGTAGTGGATTCGCAGGTGCAGCTTGCCAAGATTAAGCGAGCCAAGCGATCTGACACTG ACAGTTACTCTTAA